A region of Salirhabdus salicampi DNA encodes the following proteins:
- a CDS encoding DNA ligase D: MEEGKEYITMWKPMLPKLSDEIPDKSGWYFEVKYDGFRAMLHWTTSKVQLISRNGNDLSANFPEIINFCKEKMDEVSAYLPLQLDGEIVLLNNPYQGNFPLLQQRGRLKQQRKIKQYAKERPVTFACFDLLMKSGNGLNRNTFLERKEQLYQLFETMKWPLYVTPAYPIGIVQQYEDFSELWEKVTTNYGEGVVAKRGANKYETGKRVNHWLKIKNWRNITGVITGFDSNNDYFQVSVFNDEDKVVPIGSFKHGFTEEQYDTLSAFVKEHGKQNKDGIITVPPGITVQIHCLDAYDGELREPLFDQFRFDLEVEENTEHKVQIDLSMLPEDVELTNTDKPLWPTPNLTKMDHVMYLRRIAPYMLPFLQEKRLTVIRYPHGIQDESFFQKHRADYSPSFVDIDIEGDETFIVCNNIKSLCWFGNQAAIEFHIPFQRINRPFPDEIVFDLDPPSRKEFSLAVKAVNVIKDMCNYLEIIPFVKTSGNKGLQLHIPIPEESLTYDETRQFTEAIATTLVTQHPELFTIERLKKNRGNRLYVDYIQHAEGKTIIAPYSPRATEEGTVATPLFWEEVSEQLDPTDYNLKTVPSRINLKGCPFQMMEIARKQQNIQKLKSLLT; the protein is encoded by the coding sequence GCTGCACTGGACAACATCAAAAGTACAATTAATTTCCCGTAATGGAAACGACCTATCAGCTAACTTTCCCGAAATTATTAATTTTTGCAAAGAAAAGATGGATGAAGTCTCAGCCTATTTGCCCCTCCAACTTGATGGTGAGATTGTATTATTAAACAATCCTTATCAAGGAAACTTTCCATTATTACAACAACGGGGGCGTCTCAAGCAACAAAGGAAAATAAAACAATATGCAAAGGAAAGACCTGTAACATTTGCTTGTTTTGATTTGCTAATGAAAAGTGGGAATGGGTTAAATAGAAACACCTTTCTTGAAAGGAAAGAGCAATTATATCAATTATTCGAGACCATGAAATGGCCCTTATACGTTACACCTGCGTACCCAATCGGTATCGTTCAACAATACGAGGATTTTAGTGAGCTGTGGGAAAAGGTAACGACAAACTACGGGGAAGGGGTTGTCGCAAAAAGGGGGGCAAATAAATATGAAACAGGTAAGCGGGTAAACCACTGGTTAAAAATAAAAAATTGGCGGAATATAACGGGCGTCATTACGGGCTTTGATTCGAATAATGATTATTTTCAAGTAAGTGTTTTTAACGATGAAGACAAAGTTGTTCCAATAGGCAGCTTTAAACATGGCTTCACAGAGGAACAATACGATACATTATCAGCTTTTGTAAAGGAGCATGGTAAACAAAATAAAGATGGAATAATTACAGTTCCTCCAGGGATTACAGTCCAAATCCATTGCTTAGATGCGTATGATGGTGAATTAAGGGAGCCATTATTTGATCAATTTCGGTTTGACCTAGAGGTCGAAGAGAATACAGAACATAAAGTCCAAATTGACCTGTCTATGTTGCCAGAGGATGTCGAGTTAACGAACACCGATAAACCGTTATGGCCGACCCCGAATTTAACGAAAATGGATCATGTCATGTATTTACGTCGAATAGCTCCTTACATGTTACCTTTTTTACAAGAAAAACGGTTAACGGTTATCCGTTATCCTCATGGAATTCAAGACGAATCTTTTTTTCAAAAACACCGAGCAGATTATAGCCCATCTTTTGTCGATATAGACATAGAAGGGGATGAAACATTTATCGTGTGTAATAACATAAAAAGTCTTTGTTGGTTTGGGAATCAAGCTGCTATTGAATTCCACATTCCGTTTCAACGGATAAACCGACCATTTCCCGATGAAATTGTATTTGATTTAGATCCTCCTTCACGCAAGGAATTTTCTTTAGCTGTCAAAGCGGTCAATGTGATTAAGGATATGTGCAATTATTTGGAGATTATTCCGTTTGTTAAAACATCGGGCAATAAGGGGTTACAACTTCACATCCCTATCCCAGAAGAAAGCCTAACATATGATGAAACGAGACAATTTACTGAAGCTATTGCGACGACTTTAGTTACTCAGCATCCTGAGCTCTTTACCATTGAACGGCTAAAAAAGAATCGTGGAAATCGCCTTTATGTAGATTATATTCAGCATGCTGAGGGAAAAACGATTATTGCACCATATTCTCCAAGAGCTACTGAGGAGGGTACGGTAGCAACGCCTTTGTTTTGGGAAGAGGTAAGTGAACAGTTAGACCCGACCGATTACAATTTAAAAACAGTCCCTTCTCGGATTAATCTAAAAGGCTGCCCATTTCAAATGATGGAAATCGCTCGTAAACAACAAAACATTCAAAAATTAAAAAGTTTACTTACGTAA
- a CDS encoding thioredoxin family protein, with amino-acid sequence MDPVVSSVAAEMEGPAFYSVDVDEAPGIAQKFGIMSIPTMVLVKNGEEKDRVSGVVPEEAIKDFASQ; translated from the coding sequence CTGGATCCAGTTGTAAGCAGTGTAGCAGCGGAAATGGAAGGACCTGCATTTTATAGTGTGGATGTTGATGAAGCACCAGGTATTGCCCAAAAATTTGGTATTATGAGCATCCCAACAATGGTATTAGTGAAAAATGGAGAAGAAAAGGACCGAGTATCTGGTGTAGTTCCAGAGGAAGCAATTAAAGATTTTGCATCACAATAA
- a CDS encoding LLM class flavin-dependent oxidoreductase has protein sequence MKLSVLDQSVIKKGYHPQDALHETVRLAQYTEQLGYTRFWVAEHHNTNGIAGTSPDILISHIAANTERIKVGTGGVLLPQYSPYKVAENFKVLQALYPGRIDLGVGRSPGGNAKTRLALTDNVKKSLNEFPRQVKQLQYFLTNALPPDHPFYGVKAYPEVDVVPDLWLLGITHRGARVAAENGTAFTYGHFINAENGKRALQYYYNNFQASSNRKEPKANVCIFVVCADTEEKAEEIALSQDMWLLSVGEMRTDTRIVPTDEVKQKRFSVQQIDKMKENRKRTIIGTPKKVKEQLDRLSDEYKTDEFMIIMNNYHFDDKLRSYELIAEAVI, from the coding sequence TTGAAATTAAGTGTACTAGATCAATCGGTTATTAAAAAAGGATATCATCCACAAGATGCTTTGCACGAAACGGTTCGTTTAGCGCAATATACTGAACAATTAGGGTACACTCGATTTTGGGTAGCCGAACATCATAACACGAATGGAATAGCAGGTACATCACCAGATATTTTAATATCCCATATTGCAGCAAATACGGAACGTATAAAAGTGGGTACAGGGGGAGTGTTATTACCTCAATATAGCCCTTATAAAGTAGCGGAAAATTTTAAGGTTTTACAAGCTCTTTACCCAGGCAGAATTGATTTAGGTGTTGGGCGTTCACCGGGGGGGAATGCCAAAACACGACTTGCATTGACGGATAACGTAAAGAAAAGTTTAAATGAGTTTCCACGTCAAGTGAAACAGTTACAATACTTTTTAACGAATGCATTACCTCCGGACCATCCTTTTTATGGTGTCAAGGCATATCCTGAAGTCGATGTGGTTCCGGATTTATGGTTGCTTGGAATTACCCATCGAGGAGCGAGAGTTGCTGCGGAAAATGGGACTGCGTTTACATATGGGCATTTTATAAACGCTGAGAACGGCAAGAGGGCACTACAGTATTACTACAATAACTTTCAGGCGTCTTCCAACCGAAAGGAACCAAAAGCTAATGTCTGTATTTTTGTTGTATGTGCAGATACAGAGGAGAAGGCAGAGGAAATTGCGCTAAGCCAAGATATGTGGTTGTTATCAGTTGGCGAGATGAGAACAGATACCCGCATTGTACCAACTGATGAAGTAAAACAAAAACGATTTTCAGTACAACAAATCGATAAGATGAAAGAAAATCGAAAACGAACGATAATTGGCACACCAAAAAAAGTAAAGGAACAACTAGATAGATTAAGTGATGAATATAAAACAGATGAGTTTATGATTATTATGAATAATTATCACTTTGACGATAAACTTAGATCATATGAGCTAATAGCAGAAGCCGTAATATAA
- a CDS encoding queuosine precursor transporter: protein MHNSLADRNLVLFNVLFATSIVIANVIAGKIIMVGNFILPAAVVMYAFSFLFTDVIHERYGKEEARRTILMGFGAQIFASIMIFLGMVLPVAPFAADTQTAYETLLGQNYRFVLASLIAYFISQHVDVYVFSYLKKKTMDKHKWLRNNGSTFVSQFVDTLIFITIAFYGTPELIVMVFSQYIVKLAIALCDTPLFYLLSKDKKTTHVEQHTTV, encoded by the coding sequence ATGCATAATTCTTTAGCGGATCGAAATTTAGTCTTGTTTAATGTTCTGTTTGCAACATCTATTGTGATTGCAAACGTCATTGCAGGCAAAATTATTATGGTAGGAAATTTCATTTTACCAGCCGCTGTCGTTATGTATGCTTTTTCTTTCTTGTTTACCGATGTTATCCATGAACGCTACGGAAAAGAAGAGGCTAGACGGACGATTTTAATGGGATTCGGGGCACAAATCTTTGCGAGCATTATGATATTTCTTGGGATGGTTTTACCTGTTGCTCCATTTGCCGCCGATACTCAAACTGCATACGAAACGTTGCTTGGCCAAAACTATCGTTTCGTACTAGCCAGTTTAATCGCCTACTTTATCTCACAACACGTAGACGTATATGTCTTTTCTTACTTAAAAAAGAAAACGATGGATAAACATAAATGGTTACGAAACAACGGTAGTACGTTTGTGTCACAGTTTGTTGATACGTTAATCTTTATTACGATTGCTTTTTACGGTACACCAGAATTAATCGTTATGGTTTTTTCACAATATATTGTAAAACTCGCTATAGCATTGTGTGATACACCACTTTTTTACCTTCTATCCAAGGACAAAAAGACAACTCACGTAGAACAACATACGACTGTATAA
- the queF gene encoding preQ(1) synthase — translation MEKAWLPSSGPMPRPNSVEEGREILKNEAFPSPNVQKIKFNALEFTAVCPKTGQPDFGRVEIEYIPDEKCIESKSLKFYLWSYRDEGAFCETLAAQIAEDVVYAIDPKQVEVTVYQSARGGIELTTTAIRTKDEQHA, via the coding sequence ATGGAAAAAGCGTGGTTACCTTCTTCTGGTCCGATGCCAAGGCCAAATAGTGTTGAAGAAGGAAGAGAAATTTTAAAGAATGAGGCGTTTCCTAGTCCGAACGTCCAAAAAATTAAATTTAATGCACTAGAGTTTACCGCCGTTTGTCCAAAGACAGGTCAACCTGACTTCGGACGGGTTGAAATCGAATATATACCGGATGAAAAGTGTATTGAATCGAAATCATTAAAATTTTACCTATGGTCATATCGTGACGAAGGCGCATTTTGTGAAACGTTGGCAGCACAAATTGCTGAGGATGTCGTTTATGCCATTGACCCAAAACAAGTAGAAGTTACAGTGTATCAATCTGCTCGTGGAGGTATTGAGTTAACGACTACTGCCATTCGTACAAAGGATGAACAACATGCATAA
- a CDS encoding GNAT family N-acetyltransferase: MKVKIRTVVQEDVSSLPQLIAQVEHESLYMLYEGGERNITEEKTETLIRSTMNQHNSTILIAEKNHQPVGYVMAFGGNAIRNQHSAYVVIGIVKHERGQGIGKRLFDELFRWANEQNLHRLELTVVTENEPGISLYKKMGFQIEGTKKHSLFIDKDFYDEYYMAKLL; encoded by the coding sequence ATGAAAGTTAAGATACGTACGGTGGTCCAAGAGGACGTCTCCTCTCTTCCACAGTTAATTGCACAAGTGGAACATGAATCTTTATACATGCTTTACGAAGGTGGAGAACGAAACATAACAGAGGAAAAGACGGAAACGTTGATTCGCTCTACAATGAACCAACATAATAGTACTATACTAATTGCTGAAAAGAACCACCAGCCTGTTGGTTATGTAATGGCATTCGGAGGTAATGCTATCAGAAATCAACACTCCGCATATGTTGTGATTGGAATCGTGAAACATGAACGAGGTCAAGGAATTGGTAAACGTCTATTTGATGAACTATTTCGGTGGGCTAATGAACAAAACTTACATCGGTTGGAGTTAACCGTCGTAACGGAAAATGAGCCTGGCATTAGCTTATATAAGAAAATGGGTTTTCAAATTGAAGGGACGAAAAAACATTCTTTATTTATTGATAAAGATTTTTATGATGAATATTATATGGCAAAATTATTATAA
- a CDS encoding GNAT family N-acetyltransferase: MKGERQMRYRKGEHRDLSDIRNIMNYYIHETTATFDIEEKKVEKVKEWFHQFQDFPLFVADKDNEVVGYASLLPYQKKEAYKHTMELSIYIDPNSHGFGIGKQLMEMILLEAKKREIHSIIAIITTENEQSIEFHKRFGFEHKGTLHEVGFKHGRWLDVSYFQWINNSKK; encoded by the coding sequence ATGAAAGGGGAAAGACAGATGAGATACCGTAAAGGCGAGCATCGTGACCTATCTGATATACGAAACATTATGAACTACTATATCCATGAAACGACTGCTACATTTGATATTGAAGAGAAAAAGGTAGAAAAAGTGAAAGAATGGTTTCATCAATTTCAAGATTTTCCGTTATTTGTAGCTGATAAAGATAATGAAGTAGTAGGATATGCCAGCTTGTTACCTTATCAGAAGAAAGAGGCTTACAAACATACTATGGAGTTGTCAATCTATATAGATCCCAATTCTCATGGATTTGGAATTGGTAAGCAGTTAATGGAGATGATTTTATTAGAAGCGAAAAAGCGAGAAATCCATTCCATAATTGCTATTATTACAACGGAAAACGAGCAAAGTATTGAATTTCATAAAAGGTTCGGATTTGAACATAAAGGTACATTGCATGAAGTGGGTTTTAAACATGGTAGATGGTTAGATGTCAGTTATTTTCAGTGGATTAACAACTCGAAGAAGTAG
- a CDS encoding M15 family metallopeptidase, whose translation MHRTIYVLLLFLFLLGCGDESKEYTKENHEKKANEQEEKEELDDENEEQKIEDEKPSGPTLESIFFNQIEVVDGQPTIVNPENRLALVNKEFALPNDYKPEDLVRPDVRFVFGDEDVEKSYLREEAATALEEMFQEANQNDIFLFAVSGYRSYKRQAALFQNQVDRVGEEQALLVVAQPGTSEHQTGLAIDISSESAGFGLTEEFGTTTEGKWLMENAHRFGFILRYPEGKENITNYIYEPWHYRYVGKEIATEVYENDWTLEEYFENVQEI comes from the coding sequence ATGCATCGTACTATATATGTCCTTTTACTATTCCTATTCCTTCTTGGATGTGGGGACGAGAGTAAAGAATACACAAAAGAAAATCACGAGAAGAAAGCAAATGAACAGGAAGAAAAAGAAGAATTAGATGACGAAAATGAAGAACAAAAAATTGAGGATGAAAAACCTAGCGGACCAACATTAGAGTCTATATTCTTTAATCAGATTGAAGTTGTAGATGGCCAACCGACAATCGTGAATCCTGAAAACAGATTGGCTTTAGTAAACAAGGAATTTGCTCTACCAAACGACTATAAGCCTGAAGACCTTGTAAGGCCTGATGTTCGGTTTGTATTTGGGGATGAAGATGTTGAAAAAAGTTATTTACGTGAGGAAGCTGCTACAGCATTAGAGGAAATGTTTCAAGAAGCGAATCAAAATGATATATTCTTATTTGCTGTTTCAGGCTATCGTTCTTATAAACGTCAAGCTGCTCTTTTCCAAAATCAAGTGGATCGTGTGGGCGAAGAACAAGCCTTGCTGGTCGTCGCTCAACCAGGGACGAGTGAACATCAAACCGGTTTAGCGATAGACATTAGTTCAGAGAGTGCTGGCTTCGGATTAACAGAAGAATTTGGGACCACAACTGAGGGCAAGTGGTTAATGGAGAATGCTCACCGCTTTGGCTTTATTTTACGGTACCCCGAGGGGAAAGAAAATATTACGAACTACATCTATGAGCCATGGCATTACCGCTATGTAGGAAAAGAGATAGCAACTGAAGTCTACGAAAACGATTGGACACTTGAAGAATATTTTGAGAACGTCCAAGAAATTTAA
- a CDS encoding glycerol-3-phosphate acyltransferase → MSYIFMAMVIGYIFGCIQPSYIVSKWKGKDIRYEGSKNAGASNVTIIFGWKFGLMVALIDILKPILAMAIMVLFIGNQVTVSTLQLLYFINGSFVIIGHNYPIHMQFRGGKGTASLIGFIFALNWKIALLGLAIFILAAVMSDYIVIGAFSLYFFLIGYTYFGGYGLYALLITLFITLVAIIKHVENFIRIYNKKEAGLRQFIKHNKIETGA, encoded by the coding sequence ATGAGTTATATATTTATGGCCATGGTTATAGGTTACATTTTCGGGTGTATTCAACCTTCTTATATCGTAAGTAAATGGAAAGGGAAAGATATCCGCTACGAAGGTAGCAAAAATGCCGGCGCATCAAACGTCACCATTATATTCGGCTGGAAGTTTGGACTTATGGTAGCTTTAATCGACATTTTGAAACCTATATTGGCTATGGCAATAATGGTCCTGTTCATTGGGAATCAGGTGACGGTAAGTACTCTACAATTGTTGTATTTTATTAATGGATCATTTGTCATTATCGGCCATAATTACCCTATTCATATGCAGTTCCGTGGAGGAAAAGGAACGGCTTCACTAATAGGGTTTATCTTTGCATTAAATTGGAAAATCGCTCTATTAGGATTAGCTATTTTTATTCTCGCTGCAGTAATGTCTGACTATATTGTTATCGGGGCCTTTTCATTATACTTCTTTTTAATTGGCTATACTTATTTCGGTGGATACGGACTCTATGCCCTACTTATCACTTTATTTATTACTTTGGTTGCCATTATTAAGCATGTGGAAAATTTCATTAGAATCTACAATAAAAAAGAAGCAGGATTACGACAATTCATTAAGCATAATAAAATAGAAACAGGTGCCTAA
- a CDS encoding aminopeptidase, translating to MSEFQNNLEKYAELVVRMGVNLQESQTLMINAPTEAVDFVRVVAKKAYQLGAKDVHMNWMDEELTRLKYEHAPLETLVNVPQWRVDMLEHYAEDGAAILSIKPTNPDLLKGIDPTRIASANKASGEALKNFRQYTMNSRLTWCVAAVPGKAWARKIFPDVDSEKAVELLWEQIFKITRADHEDPISSWNDHNKNLAKVRDYLNDKQYSKLVYTAPGTNLEIELPNNHIWKGGSGLSEKGTPFNANIPTEEVYTMPHKYKVNGTVKNTKPLNYGGNVIDNFTLTFKDGKVVEFTAEEGYETLENLLNTDDGASRLGEVALVPHESPISQSGLIFYNTLYDENASCHIALGKAYPTSIEGGTQMDDTELDKHGANNSLTHVDFMIGSGELDIDAVTQDGKIEPLFRNGTWAFQID from the coding sequence ATGTCTGAATTTCAAAATAACTTAGAAAAGTATGCTGAACTAGTAGTTCGTATGGGTGTCAATTTACAAGAAAGCCAAACCTTAATGATAAATGCTCCTACAGAAGCGGTTGATTTTGTCCGTGTTGTAGCTAAAAAAGCATATCAATTAGGCGCAAAAGATGTACATATGAATTGGATGGATGAAGAGTTAACTCGTTTAAAATATGAACACGCGCCGCTAGAGACATTAGTCAATGTACCACAATGGCGGGTGGATATGTTGGAGCATTACGCGGAAGATGGTGCAGCCATCCTTTCGATTAAGCCAACAAACCCAGACCTATTGAAAGGAATCGACCCTACTCGTATAGCCTCTGCGAATAAAGCAAGTGGTGAAGCTTTAAAGAATTTCCGCCAATATACGATGAATAGCCGCCTTACATGGTGTGTTGCGGCTGTGCCAGGAAAAGCATGGGCTCGTAAAATATTCCCGGATGTGGATTCTGAAAAAGCAGTAGAACTTTTATGGGAACAAATTTTCAAAATTACCCGTGCAGACCATGAAGATCCTATTTCTTCTTGGAATGACCACAATAAAAATTTAGCCAAAGTAAGAGATTATTTGAACGACAAGCAATACAGTAAATTAGTTTATACAGCACCTGGCACAAACTTAGAAATTGAACTACCTAATAACCATATTTGGAAAGGTGGTTCAGGATTATCTGAAAAGGGCACACCTTTTAACGCAAACATTCCCACTGAAGAAGTATATACAATGCCTCATAAATATAAAGTCAATGGAACTGTCAAAAACACAAAGCCCCTTAATTATGGTGGAAATGTTATTGATAATTTCACACTGACATTCAAGGACGGGAAAGTTGTTGAATTTACTGCGGAAGAAGGATACGAAACGTTAGAAAATTTACTAAACACAGACGATGGCGCTAGTCGACTTGGTGAAGTAGCACTAGTCCCACATGAATCACCAATTTCTCAGTCCGGACTAATTTTCTACAATACGTTATATGACGAAAATGCCTCTTGTCATATTGCTTTAGGAAAGGCATATCCTACAAGTATTGAAGGCGGCACTCAAATGGATGATACCGAACTCGATAAGCACGGCGCGAATAATAGCTTAACTCACGTCGACTTTATGATTGGATCAGGGGAATTGGACATTGACGCTGTAACACAAGATGGAAAAATTGAACCACTATTCCGTAACGGTACGTGGGCATTTCAAATCGACTAA
- a CDS encoding GrpB family protein has protein sequence MRKVEVIPYQENWRRKFEAEAHNLKSLFGTNSQNIYHIGSTSIPNMSAKPIIDILVEVKSLEQVDKQNNEMIKKGYKSFGEHGIPDRRFIIKGGVKRTHHIHVFPEGNMEIERHLSFRDYLISHPKEALQYCQLKEELAVRYPFDIDRYMKGKDSFIKSIDRRAKEWKREKVGSEKSFDK, from the coding sequence ATGCGGAAGGTTGAGGTTATTCCTTATCAAGAGAACTGGAGGAGAAAGTTTGAGGCAGAAGCTCACAATTTAAAATCTTTATTTGGAACGAATTCACAAAATATTTATCATATTGGAAGTACCTCAATTCCGAATATGAGTGCCAAACCAATTATTGATATTTTAGTAGAAGTGAAGAGTTTGGAGCAAGTAGATAAGCAAAATAACGAAATGATAAAAAAAGGATATAAATCATTTGGGGAACATGGTATTCCTGATAGACGTTTCATTATAAAGGGAGGCGTTAAACGGACTCATCATATCCATGTCTTTCCAGAGGGTAATATGGAAATTGAACGACATCTATCATTTCGGGATTACTTAATTTCCCACCCAAAGGAAGCTCTTCAATATTGTCAGTTAAAGGAAGAGTTAGCGGTTCGATATCCTTTCGATATTGATAGATATATGAAGGGAAAAGATTCTTTTATTAAAAGCATTGATAGAAGAGCGAAGGAATGGAAAAGAGAGAAGGTTGGGAGTGAAAAATCCTTTGACAAATGA
- a CDS encoding SpoIID/LytB domain-containing protein, translating to MRTVICLFTLFFIFNPFIADADEMVSVKLVNYIKETSKINIKIKGNYETLSPTLQLEEGVNYTLYTKRGQLYLTRAGEDTNKLGDNLILIPQTYDKTHLVYINDRAYLGAMEFTIEDKKHIRPINHLQLEEYLKGVVPFEVYPTWNMEALKAQSLAARTYAITQLNQNMDDTIRFQVYGGYEEKFNRTTKAVEETKGEIITFSGKPITAFYSASNGGMTESNENVWGGKRRSYFPIKQDPFDPVNPWEFTLHKRQIQLGPIDLVTPLHWNKLQEKDKQISNSIKNWLRKKGYGSQIKIIRIPHFNISTKDKTEGKRSTKGSITIDFMYQFFGFVLFDSIELKDVPLSRIRPMIGGTLFKSYLIDSFQESEQLYKVTGRGYGHGVGMSQWGAHYMAETGKNYKEIIDFYYPGTQITKLY from the coding sequence ATGAGAACAGTCATATGCTTATTTACTTTATTCTTTATATTTAATCCATTCATTGCTGACGCAGATGAAATGGTATCAGTAAAACTTGTCAATTATATTAAGGAAACGTCAAAGATTAACATAAAGATAAAAGGAAATTATGAAACGTTAAGCCCTACTCTACAGTTAGAGGAAGGAGTGAACTATACGTTATATACGAAGAGAGGGCAGCTTTACTTAACAAGGGCTGGAGAAGACACGAATAAACTTGGTGACAATCTAATATTAATTCCCCAAACATATGATAAGACTCACCTCGTATACATTAACGACCGAGCCTACTTAGGTGCCATGGAGTTTACAATAGAAGATAAAAAGCATATCCGGCCAATCAACCATCTCCAATTGGAGGAGTATTTAAAAGGTGTTGTACCTTTTGAAGTTTATCCAACATGGAATATGGAAGCATTAAAAGCTCAAAGTTTGGCAGCTAGAACATATGCTATCACCCAGTTAAATCAAAACATGGATGATACGATCCGCTTTCAAGTATACGGAGGATATGAAGAGAAATTCAATCGAACCACTAAAGCTGTAGAGGAAACAAAAGGAGAAATTATCACATTTAGCGGAAAGCCGATAACAGCCTTTTATTCTGCCAGCAACGGTGGGATGACCGAAAGTAACGAGAACGTGTGGGGAGGAAAGAGACGCAGTTATTTCCCAATAAAACAGGATCCTTTTGATCCTGTGAATCCATGGGAATTCACCCTACACAAAAGACAAATCCAATTAGGTCCTATTGATTTAGTTACTCCATTACATTGGAATAAGTTGCAAGAAAAGGATAAACAAATTTCCAATAGTATAAAAAACTGGTTAAGGAAAAAAGGATACGGGAGTCAAATAAAAATTATTCGCATACCACACTTTAATATCTCCACAAAAGACAAGACAGAAGGAAAGCGCTCCACAAAAGGTTCGATTACTATTGATTTTATGTACCAATTCTTCGGTTTTGTTTTATTTGACAGCATTGAATTAAAAGACGTTCCATTATCACGTATTCGCCCCATGATAGGTGGAACGTTATTCAAGAGCTACTTGATTGACTCGTTTCAAGAAAGTGAACAACTTTACAAAGTAACAGGAAGAGGATATGGTCACGGGGTTGGGATGAGTCAATGGGGTGCTCACTATATGGCAGAGACAGGCAAGAACTATAAAGAAATTATCGACTTTTACTACCCCGGCACCCAAATTACAAAATTGTATTAA